In the genome of candidate division WOR-3 bacterium, the window CGCCTCCGTGTGGTGAAGAAAATGTTTTGTGAAGATTGAAGTGAATGATATCCACCCCAAGTTCGGCCGGCTTGACCCTGCCGAGCAGCGCGTTCAAGTTCGCGCCGTCCATATATACTATTCCGCCTTTATCGTGGACAACAGAGCATATTTCTCTGAGATTTTTTTCATACAAACCCAAAGTGTTCGGGTTCGTCACCATAAGCGCTGCGGTCTCTTCGTCAAACTGTTCGAGTATGTCCTTGGGGGTCAAAATGCCATCGTTCGAAGATTTGACCGTGACGACCTGGTAACCCGCCAAAGCTGCCGTAGCAGGGTTAGTGCCGTGAGCAGTGTCCGGGACAAGTATTTTTTTTCTCTGTTTTCCCATTTTGGAAAAATAAGCCCTGACTATGAAAATTCCCGTCAACTCACTCTGGGCGCCTGCGACCGGCTGAAGAGTTACTGAGTCAAACCCCGTGAGTTCAGCGAGGAATTTTTGGGCGTCTCCAACAACCTCGAGGGATCCCTGAACGTATTGGTCTGGGACAAGAGGGTGAATTGAAGCGAACCGTGGATTGGCGGCGGCGTCTTCGTTTATCTTGGGATTGTATTTCATCGTGCAGGAGCCGAGCGGATAGAGATTTTTGTCGACATGATAGTTCATCGTAGAAAGGTTGACAAAATGCCTGACAACCGAACTCTCCCCCGTCGAGGGGATGTTTGGAGGGGTTTTACGCAGATATTTTTTTGGTATTTGGGTTTTGGTGTCGGAAGGAACCGAGGTGTAGTTCTCCGGCTTTGATTGTCCTATTTCAAAAAGCAAGGGTTCACGCATTTATCCTCCACACAATACGCTGTATTTTGTCATTGAGCAGTTGAAAAAACACATAATTTTACACCTTTAAGGCTTTCAACTCAAATTATTTTTTTCCGAAAGAACAAGGCACCGGAATTGACCCTGCGCGGGTTCTGGCAGCACTTTTCAACTGGAGCACAAATATTTACGCCCTCGAATTATCCTTTTTAAACAGTTTTTCTTTAAGCTTTTTCACCCTGTCCCTCAGTGCGGCAGCTCTCTCGAACTCGAGTTCTTCCGCCGCTTTTTTCATTTCCTTTACCAAATTCTCAACCTTTTCTATAATCTCAATATTTGTCATAGAAGCCCATTCTTCATCGGAGAAAGTTTCAGAAAATTTCTTTTCCCTGACCTCGGCGATTGATGTTGCCGCCATTATTTCATCTCTCGTCTTTATGATAGATTTCGGTGTTATCCCGTTTTTTCTGTTGAAATCTTCCTGAATTATCCTCCTCCTATGCGTCTCTTTGAGAGCTCGCGCCATCGAATCCGTGATGCTGTCGGCGAAGAGCATTACCTTTCCGCACAGGTTCCTCGCCGCCCTTCCCGCGGTCTGTACTATGGACGTCTCGCTCCTGAGAAAACCTTCTCTATCCGCGTCGAGTATCATAACAAGTCCGACTTCGGGCAAATCCAGACCTTCTCTCAGAAGATTGACCCCGACAATGACATCGAAATCACCGAGTCTGAGAGATCTTAAAATTTCAACTCTGTCCAGGGATTTTATTTCCGAGTGCAGATAGGCGACCCTCAGGTCTTCCTGTCTTAGAAAATCCGCGAACTCTTCCGCTGATTTCTTTGTCAATGTAGTTATTATTACCCTCTCTCCTTTGCCAACGCTCTCTCTAGTCTTTTGAAGAATGACGTCTATCTGGTTTTTTGTCGGAGAAACTTCTATCAGGGGATCAACTAAACCTGTAGGCCTGACTATGAGTTCCACAATGTTGTCTTCAGCTCTCTGTTTTTCATGCAGAGCGGGAGTAGCGGACATATACAGAACATTACGGGCCAGTCCCATGAATTCTTCGAATTTCAAGGGTCTGTTGTCGAGAGCAGAGGGGAGCCTGAACCCGAACTCTATCAGAGTTTGTTTTCTCGATCTGTCTCCGTGTTCCATGGCTCTTATCTGAGGTATAGTGGCGTGCGATTCGTCTATGACGACCAGAAAATTTTCGGGAAAATAATCTATAAGACACCAGGGTTTGGAGCCCGGAGGCCTTCCCGAAAGGTGTCTTGAATAGTTTTCTATGCCCTGGCAGTAGCCGAAATTTTCAATCATCTCGATATCCGACAAAGTCCTCTGCTTGAGCCTTTGGGCTTCCAAATTCCTCCCTGCGATTTCGAAGTATTCTATTCTCTGGACGAGTTCCTTTCGGATGTTGTCCAAGGCGCGCGGAATGCCCTCTTTTTCTATTAAATACTGCTTTGCCGGGAAAATAACCGCTTCGTCAATTTCACCTGCGGTTCTGAAATCCGGATATGTCATCATGGTTATCTTTTCCACGCTGTCTCCGAAAAATTCGAACCTCATAAATTGTCTGTCCTCGTAAGCGGGGTATACGTCCATAACGTCGCCTTTTATTCTGAAAGAACCGGGAGCGTTCTCTATTTCATTTCTCGCGTAATGAATTTCGACGAGTTTTTTCGCCAGCTTTTGCGGGTTAAGTTTCTCCTCTTTACAGACCCGAACAACTCCCTCTCTGAAAACTTCCGGCGAACCGATATTGTATATACAGGAAACCGAAGCCACTATTATTACGTCTTTTCTCGACAAAACCGACGCGGTGGCTTTCAGCCTCAGCCTGTCTATAGCTTCATTTACGCTGGCGTCTTTTGCTATGTAAGTGTCGGTCTGCGGGATATATGCTTCAGGCTGATAGTAGTCGTAATAGCTTATGAAATACTCGACTGCGTTGTCGGGGAAAAAACAAGAGAGTTCGGCGTATACCTGAGCCGCGAGTGTTTTGTTGTGAGAAATTACTAGGACCGGCTTTTGAATCTTTTCTATCAAATTAGCCAAAACAAAAGTTTTACCCGAACCTGTCACCCCGAGGAGAACAGCTTCTTTTTCTCCGCTTTTGAATACTCTCGTCAAGTCTTCTATCGCTTCGGGCTGTCCGCCTGCGGGTTTCATGTTTGAGACCAATTTGAATTTAATGGTCAGCTCCTCTTTCTCTTCTCCTCCAAAAACCAGACAACGACAGCGGCAGCGCAGATGAAAATAGCCGCCGGAAAAAAATCCTGGACAAAGATTTCTTTTCTCCCATCAATAATCGTGTTTTCTATATTCTGCCCAAAATTCAAAAAAGAGTCCAGTTCCCACACCCGGGCATTTACTGCAGCCAGACAAAAGCTTTCCGGGGTTGTCCAGTCTTGGACTCTGAAAGAGGCTGTGTCCGACAAATCACCTTCCGACGCTGTAATAATGTGCGAACCCGCTTCAATTTCAGGCAGGAAAAAATAAAATTTTTCCCTTTCCTCCGCCGCATACTGTATTTCTGAACCGTCTAAACGGACTTCGGGTTTTTCCAAAGAATAAACCCAAAAATTTACCGCTTCATCCGTCGAGAAAAATCTTTTGGAAAGAGAAATCCTGACAGTTTTACCCCTTCTTCCAATTGCCCACGAGACTGTATTTTCCAGAAAATTTTCAGCGAAATCTCTCGCTTCTCCTCCCGAAAAATACCAACCTGAAAAGCATCTGTGAGCCACTGTAATAAGAGCCGCACCTTGCCTCGACCCAACAGAAAGAACAGCCCCTGAACGACAGGACAATAGAGCATTGGTCCCTGGGTAAGGTTTTGTGAAATTCTCGGCTAACATTCCTTCGCAGTCCAAGGTTTTAGTCAGTTCATGTTCTTTGCCCATATCCGTTTGAAAAACCTCTTCAATCGGCGATTCTTCGATTTCCGCTGAAGTCTTCTGAACCCAAAGAACAACGCATTCTTGTCTCCAACGGTACTCCGAATCGAAAGGGTTTTTTTCGGATATCCAAACGACAAGGGAGTAATTTTCCGGGTTGAAGCCGCTGTTTACAGTCCGCTCCTCAGTGCCGTCAAAAAAAAACGCCTCTTCCCCCTGCCCTTGGACAAAAACCGATAATTGCAACTCGGATTTTTTTGAAAGGAGCCTTCTTATCGCGCCGACTTCCCAGTCTGGCGCATCCGCATAAATCACAGCGGGAAGAATTTCCGCGTTCACGGAAAAATCAAAAAAATCCTCGCTGGTCGATGTTAAAAACGCCAACCTGTGGTTTCCGTTTTCAAGTCCATAGATGTTGTATTCAAAGTTTTTGTGTTCATTTGTCTTCATTTCTATTTGGAAAGATTCAACTGCTATTCCGTCTTGCCTCACCCATAAAGTTTCAAGGCAAGCTTCTCCGGCGTTGACGAGACTGATGCTGAAGCATGAAGTATCTCCCGGTAATACTATGGAAGGCCCGCCGACAATGGACACGTATGTCCTCTTCATTTTCTGAACCAAAAAAAATACTTGCTGCGCTTTCAAAAAAGCGTCATGAGCAAAACCGCCGAGCGAAATCTTTTCACACAGACAGAAAATTTTACCTCTTTGGACTCCTTTCAATAGGTATAATTCGAGAAGGGCTCTGTCTGTCACCTCTCCTTGAAGGTTTTTGTCCGGATCTCCCGCCTCGTAAAAAGTGTCACCGGCGAGAAAATAAATCCTGCCTCCGAACCTGTCCCTGAAAACATTCTCGTTCTCCCAAAAAAGATTGCTGTTGTTGCCTTCAACCAGAAGAATCGGCGGAAAGGTCTCTGTTTGACCTCTTGAAAAGACATTTTTTGAGAGGTATGCAACCAAAAAAACCGAAAAATAAAAAACTGCTCTCACAAAGAATTCCCATGAAAATTTCCGGCTGACGATCAAAGATGCCGCCGTTAGAACAATTGCAGCGGCAATAAAAATCATTTTACGACATTCTCAATGAAAAGCTTTGCTCCGTCGGGAAGTGAGTAAGCCCGGTAATAATTCAATTCGACCAAGAATTCAGGAGCTGTCGAATCGGTCTGGAAAAGCGAAGCTCCCGCCACGCTCAAGGTCTCAGAAACTGTCGAAAACGCTACCGCGGTGTAGGACCCTCTTTCCAAAAAAGGAACCGAGCATTTTCCTTTCTCGCAACTTACTATATCTACGACATCTGATGAATCGTTCAAAACCGCCACATAACCTTCAAAAAGAGTGTCTTCAAGAGAAAAATAAATGTTTTTAGAAAGACCTTTGGTCCCGCGCGCAATCCTGAAATTGCCTATTCCCCTCATCCTGTTGCCGGCGATATCAGTAAAACCAGACAATACATAAGAATACAGTTTTTTCAATGAGGATAAAGAGTCTCCCGCCTGCGCAAATGTTATTTTTATCTGTGTGAAGTCCGTGCTGAACTCAATGTCCAATTCGGGCTCAAATAAAGCCCCGTTGAATATTTTGTCAATGGCGAGGGCTGTGTCTATGGGTTCTGAAAAGGAGACCACCACAGAAGAATCGAGGCCACCTTCAAGGTTGAAAACCATAGGAAAGACAGAGACGAGGACAGGCGGAGATGTGTCCTGGGCAGAAGACCCTTTAAAAGTCTTCTCCACGGGTCTAATGTAGTTCCCCGAAATATCCGTCGCGCTGTCGCAGGTCAAAATGTATTCTATAGTGTCCATTGCGTAAGTCGTCAAGTGAACCGTGATTTCGTCTTGTCCCAGAACCGAGGCGATTACCGTCACTGTTTCGCCTGTTAAAGCGCTGAATATGGTGAACTGGGAAGCTCTGACGAAAGTCTCTCTCGACATTTTCTCGGAAAAAACACAGTCCACGTGATTCCTGTCTAAGGCGATCACTCCGGAAATTTTTGGCGCCCACCTGTCGGGACTCGTAGGAAGAGCTCTTCTCCCGCAAGCTTGCAATGCTGAAAGAATCAGAATAAAAACATAGACCCTTTTCATAAACCGAGCACCGTCGATGCCAAAAACTGGATCACATGATAAAAAGGCTTCCTGAAAAACACAAAGACGAGCATCAGGAGCGCTATACCTACAAAACCGTTCAAAGAAAGGTACCTCTCTCTGATTTTCGGGCTCATGAAATAAGAGAGGACTTTAGATCCGTCGAGAGGCGGTATAGGGAGGAGGTTCACCAAAGCGAGCATGATGTTTATGAGGACGAAAATCTGTAAAATGGAAAACAGCAGAACGAAAAATTTCTCGAATCCGCCCAGGGCTATTCCCTGTCCAGAGAAAATAACATACAACACTCTGAAAAGTATTCCAGCTAAAACCGCCATCGATATATTGGAAAATGGACCGGCCGCCGCCACTACTGCCATGTCTCTTTCAGGATTTTTTAGGTTATAAGGGTTTACGGGTACCGGTTTTGCGGCGGCAAAAATAAAAGGGGATCCTGTTATTACGAGAAAAACAGGCAGCAATACACTCATAAAAGGGTCTATGTGAGGCAATGGATTCAATGTCAGCCTGCCCATTTTTTTCGCCGTGGGGTCTCCTCTCCAGAGAGCCGCGAGACCGTGAAACACTTCATGCACAACCGCTGAAAACAGCAGAATTATCAACTGCATCACAAAAATACCCGGTTTATCCATCGTTGTCCTTGAGGTTGACAAGCCTTGCGTTTTCCAGTGGCCAGATTTTGCTTTGGCTCCACTTGCCGGGTTTGATGTCGTCGATTTGTTCCTTTATTATCTGCATTCTCGACTCAAAAAAATCTATGAGGTGGACGAGCCATGCCTCGGGAGTCTTTGGAGGCTGGGGAGACCCGTATTCTCTCTTTCCGTGGTGGGACAAAACTATATGAAGTAAATTTTTTATCTTAGAGGAAGGCTCAAAGCCGTCGCCTCTGAGCGCTTCATTTTGTATTATGGAAGCGCCCATATATATGTGCCCGAAAAGTTCACCCGCGTCCGTCACTGCGGGAACGCCGCCTTTTTTGACGGAGTATTCTCTGATCTTGCCTAAATCGTGCAGTATTATTCCAGATATGACTACATCTCTGTCGATAAAAGGATAAAGATTTTCTATGCTTTCCTCTATTTTCAGCATTCTCCAAACGTGCTCGAGAAGCCCTCCTATGTAAGGGTGGTGTATCTCGACCGACGCCGGCGCGGTTTTAAATTCATCCCCGTAATCGTCCAACAGCTTCAAAGTCAGATTTCTGACCTCATCCGATGAAATCGACCTTGTTGTGCCGACAAGATAGTTAAACATATCTTCTGTGTCGAGAGAAGTGACCTTTAAAAGGTTTTTTGGATTGTAATCTTCGTCCTGTGAACTCGCGATTCTGATCGTCCCTATTTTAATCTGGGGTTCTCCCTGATACTCGTTTACCGAACCTTGTATTTTAACGTGAGTTCCTTCAGGAATTTTTTCGAGAATCGTGTAAAGAGGATCTGTTCCGTAAACAGGAGACGAATTTATATCTCCAGTTTTGTCGCCGAATACGGCTTGAATTGATTTCCAATGATTTTGTCCTTCTCCTTGCCTGAACTTGAATTTTTTGAGGACCGCGTAAAAAGAAGTCTGTTCGTTGGCATCGAGATCTTTTAAGCTCTTTATCTCCAAATCAACTACCTCTTGACTTGAGTTTGGATATTAGGGATAATTCCCCCTTCGGCGGCATAGCTCAGTAGGTCAGAGCAGTGGAATCATAATCCACGTGTCCGGGGTTCGACTCCCTGTGCCGCCAATTACAATTCCCTTATCAAAGTAACTGTTTCGTAGCATTCTATGATATCGCCTTCTTGGGCTTCTGACAGGCCTTCAATCCCGATACCACACTCAAAATTTGTTTCGACTTTTCTGACGTCGTCTTTAAATCTCTTGAGCGAGATTATTTTTCCTGTGTGAAGCAATTCCCCTTTTCTTTTCAACCGAGCCATAGATCCCCTTTTAACTTCTCCGTCGAAAATATAGCTCCCGCAGATAACTCCTGTTTTGGATATCACAAAAACGTTTCTGATCTCCGCCTTCCCGATGGTTTTTTCTTCGTATTCCGGAGCGAGTAACCCACTCATCGCTTTTCTTATTGAATCTATCGCTTCGAAAATTATGTTGTATGATTTTATGATTATGCCTCTCGCGGCAGCCAATTTTGCCGCTTCACTTCTGACGGAAACATTGTAAGCGACAATGATAGCTCCTGATGACTGTGCTAGCAAAACATCATTTTCGTTGACGGGTCCGACGGCTTTGTGGACAATTGTAATGGTAATTTCGTCTTGGGGAAGCCTCGCCAAACCGTCCGCCAGGGCTTCGAGAGACCCTCCGACGTCGCATTTGAGAATCAGGTTCAGTTTATTCTGCTCTCCGCTCTCAAGGGCGTTTTTGAAGGCTTCCGCCGTGAAAGCTTTGGTCCGGCTCTGCTGTACCTTTTCGACGAGAACTCTTTTTCTCGCTATTTCTCTCGCTTTTCTCTCTTCACCTACCACTTGAAAAGTGTCGCCGACGTCAGGCAGCCTGTCAAAACCCATTATCTTTACCGGAGTAGAGGGATAGACTTCCTCTACTTTTTCCTCGTATTCGTTGAACATCGCCCTGATTCTTCCCGAAGAGCTGCCTGCTATAAAAGCGTCTCCAATTCTGGCAACCCCCTCGGTTATCAGAATATCGGCTATCATACCTCTCCCCTTTTCCACCGAAGCTTCGATTACAGCGCCTCTGGCTTTTGATTCGATGGAGGTTTTCAAATCGAGCATTTCCGCTTCTATCAGAATCGCGTCGAGGAGATCCCCGATTCCTTCTCCGGTTTTTGCTGAAATCGGGACGCTTTGAGTCTTGCCCCCGTAATCTTCGACCATCACTTTGTGTTCGAGAAGCTGCTGCTTCACCTTTTCGACGTTCCCTTTTCCGAGGTCGATTTTGTTCAACGCCACTATTATAGGGATTCCGGCGGCTCTTACGTGGTCTATTGCTTCGATTGTCTGGGGTTTCACGCCGTCGTTCACCGCGACGACTAAAACGCATATATCCGTGAGTTGAGCTCCTCTTGCTCTCATCGCGGTGAATAGTTCATGCCCGGGAGTATCCAAAAAAGTTATTTTCTCTTTGTTGTGAAATACTTCGTAAGCGCTTATATGCTGAGTTATCGAGCCGACTTCCTGCTCGGCAACCCTGCTTCTTCTTATGTAGTCGAGAAGAGATGTCTTTCCGTGGTCCACGTGACCCATGACCGAAACTATTGGGGCTCTTTTTTGCAAAACTGCTGAGCTCTCTTCTTCGAGAATTTCTTTCTCGAGGATGTCTTCCCCCCATTCAGGAAGGAGTTCGACTTCGTAGCCGAATTCATCGGCTACGGCAGATATAACGTCTATGTCGAGTCTTTGGTTTACCGAGACTACAAGCCCCAGGGAAAGGCAAATTGAAATTATCGCGTTCGGTTCAGTCTCGAGTCTTTTGGCGAGTTCCGTCACCGACATAAACTCGCTTACCCTGAGTATTTTTTTGTCCTCTTGGACTTCTTCAGAAGCAATTCTGACTTCAACTTTCCTTTTCTTCCGTTTGTCGCCGCTTCGTATCTGATGCAGAGTTTGGGTCAACTTATTGTCGACGACAACTTTATCCACCGTTTTCTTTCTTCTTTTAGTTTTTCTGCCGTCTTTTTTCTTATCTGATACCGCGTCGCCTTCACTCATCTTCTTTTTTTTCTCTTCTTCCAGTCTCGCCGCTTCGCGTTCTTCCTCGAACCTTTTTTTGACGGCTCCTTCCATTTCCGGAAGCATTGTGCTCATGTGGTTTTTTACTTCATACCCAAGGTTTTGAAGCAAATTGACCAACGCCACAGATGTCAATCCATATTCTTTTGCAGCCTGGTATATTCTTTTATTCCCCATCTATCCCCCTAAAATTTATACTCAAATTTACATCTCCGAAATTTCGCTTATTTCGTCGATAGCTTTTCTTATCGCGGGGATGTCTTTCTCTTTAATTTCCTCGACAGCGAGAATCTCTTCGTCAGTCGCGTTGTTAACCGAGAGCAAATCCTCAAAATTATTGGACAGGATTTTTATGACCCTTTTGGGAAGAGAGGTGAGCTTGTCCGGTTTTGTCTTTTTTAGAAATTCGTTTCTGCGGGTCTCCTTAACCGAAGTAATGCTCGATATGTCAATTTTCCAACCGGTCAATTTACTCGCGAGTCTGGCGTTTTGTCCGTTTTTTCCTATTGCGAGAAGATACTGTTCGTCGGAGACGACCACGAAAGCTTTTTTCTCCGCCTCGTCAAGTCTAATCTTTTCTATAACCGCGGGAGCTAAAGCCCTGCTGATGAAAATTTCCGATTCAGGGGACCAGAGCACAATATCGATTTTTTCTCCGCTGAGCTCTTTGACAATCGATTGAACTCTAGACCCTTTCATCCCCACGCAAGCTCCCACGGGGTCGATTCTCTCGTCTTTCGATGAAACTGAGATTTTCGCTCTTTCCCCGGGATCCCTTGCGACAGACATAATTTTTATTATTCCCTCGTATATCTCAGGAACTTCATTTTCAAAAAGTTTAACCAAGAATTCATTACTCGTCCTTGAAAGAACGACATAAGGGCTTTTTTGCTTTTCTTGAATGTCGAGTATCAGAGCTTTTATCCTCTGCCCCTGGTGCCATCTTTCTTTTGAGATCTGGTCTTTGCCGGACAACATTCCTTCAGACTTACCCAAATCTACTATTATGGAGTTTTTACCGACCTGCTGGACTTGTCCGCTGACAATTTCTCCTATTTTCACCTTGAACTCCGCCAAAACCCTCTCTTTTTCGGCTTCTTTGATTTTTTGACCGAGCAATGTTCTTATGTTGAGAATATTGCCTTTGCTAAGTTCTTTTATGCTGAGGGATTTTTTGACCTTGTCTCCCAGAACAGCGGCGGGTTCTATTTCGTGAGCTTCTTGCAGAGAAATTTCCAGATCGGGTTCTTCGACCTTTTCAACGACTTCAAGCTCCATAGAGGCGTCTATTTCGCCTTTCTCGCTAATTTTAACTTCTACTCCATCGACTCTTCCATGAATTTTTTTAAACGCCGCTATCAGGGTTTCTTCGATTGCTTTTTGAAGCACCGATTCGTCAAGATCTTTATCCATAGATATTTCTTTAATTGTGTCGATTATTTCATCTCCGGTGTTGATCACTTGACCTCCTCAACAAAAAAAAGGTAAACTCCGGCTTTTATAGCTTTTCAGACTATTTTCAATTTGAAAATTTATTATACGAATTGTAAATCTACCATTTAAAAGAGAGATTTACAACCGACATTTCTGCGATTCGAGATTTATCCCTTTAAAATTATTTTCTGCTAAATAAAATTGACAAAAAGGCAAAATACTGTTAAAAACCTTAGAATAATATAACCTGTGAGTAAACAAGGAGGAAATGAATGACGAAAAAAATCGCGATTGGTGTAGTATTAGGTCTGGCTCTTATAGCTACCTTCGGTTGTTTCAAAAAGAGCTCTAGCCCCACAGCGGTAGTAAATGAATTTGCCGCGGCAATGAAAGCCGGCGAATACGAAAAAGCAGTGGGATACATGTCTGAAAATTCCGTCAACAAGGCTTCAGAAGCTTTTGACATGATTTTCTCTCTGGCTGAATCCGACCCGAGCATGAAAGAAGAAATGGAAAAAGAACTCGGTATCTCAATTGATGAATTCAAAGCAATGGACGCCAGGCAGAGATTGGCTAAGATCCTTTCCATGTCGCCTGAAGAAAATCCTTTTAAAGAAATGGAGTACGAAGTCCTATCCGAGACAATAGACGGTGAAAAAGCCACGGTCAAAGTCAAAACAGGCGACGAAGAAGATGAAATATATCTTATTCAGGAAAAC includes:
- the gcvPB gene encoding aminomethyl-transferring glycine dehydrogenase subunit GcvPB, which gives rise to MREPLLFEIGQSKPENYTSVPSDTKTQIPKKYLRKTPPNIPSTGESSVVRHFVNLSTMNYHVDKNLYPLGSCTMKYNPKINEDAAANPRFASIHPLVPDQYVQGSLEVVGDAQKFLAELTGFDSVTLQPVAGAQSELTGIFIVRAYFSKMGKQRKKILVPDTAHGTNPATAALAGYQVVTVKSSNDGILTPKDILEQFDEETAALMVTNPNTLGLYEKNLREICSVVHDKGGIVYMDGANLNALLGRVKPAELGVDIIHFNLHKTFSSPHGGGGPGGGGIGVVKALSPFLPTPRVLMKNGKWVLENESEDSIGPVHFFYGNFGVILKAYCYLLRMGIDGLKDVSEKAIINANYVRVCLRDNYKLPYDKTCMHEAVFSGDFQKKHGVKTLDIAKAILDRGFHAPTIYFPLIVSEALMIEPTETESKKTLDSFIEVMKEIDSTSRENPDEILQCPVKTPVKRLDETMAAKELNVRYKG
- the uvrB gene encoding excinuclease ABC subunit UvrB; this translates as MTIKFKLVSNMKPAGGQPEAIEDLTRVFKSGEKEAVLLGVTGSGKTFVLANLIEKIQKPVLVISHNKTLAAQVYAELSCFFPDNAVEYFISYYDYYQPEAYIPQTDTYIAKDASVNEAIDRLRLKATASVLSRKDVIIVASVSCIYNIGSPEVFREGVVRVCKEEKLNPQKLAKKLVEIHYARNEIENAPGSFRIKGDVMDVYPAYEDRQFMRFEFFGDSVEKITMMTYPDFRTAGEIDEAVIFPAKQYLIEKEGIPRALDNIRKELVQRIEYFEIAGRNLEAQRLKQRTLSDIEMIENFGYCQGIENYSRHLSGRPPGSKPWCLIDYFPENFLVVIDESHATIPQIRAMEHGDRSRKQTLIEFGFRLPSALDNRPLKFEEFMGLARNVLYMSATPALHEKQRAEDNIVELIVRPTGLVDPLIEVSPTKNQIDVILQKTRESVGKGERVIITTLTKKSAEEFADFLRQEDLRVAYLHSEIKSLDRVEILRSLRLGDFDVIVGVNLLREGLDLPEVGLVMILDADREGFLRSETSIVQTAGRAARNLCGKVMLFADSITDSMARALKETHRRRIIQEDFNRKNGITPKSIIKTRDEIMAATSIAEVREKKFSETFSDEEWASMTNIEIIEKVENLVKEMKKAAEELEFERAAALRDRVKKLKEKLFKKDNSRA
- a CDS encoding site-2 protease family protein, with product MQLIILLFSAVVHEVFHGLAALWRGDPTAKKMGRLTLNPLPHIDPFMSVLLPVFLVITGSPFIFAAAKPVPVNPYNLKNPERDMAVVAAAGPFSNISMAVLAGILFRVLYVIFSGQGIALGGFEKFFVLLFSILQIFVLINIMLALVNLLPIPPLDGSKVLSYFMSPKIRERYLSLNGFVGIALLMLVFVFFRKPFYHVIQFLASTVLGL
- a CDS encoding HD domain-containing protein, encoding MEIKSLKDLDANEQTSFYAVLKKFKFRQGEGQNHWKSIQAVFGDKTGDINSSPVYGTDPLYTILEKIPEGTHVKIQGSVNEYQGEPQIKIGTIRIASSQDEDYNPKNLLKVTSLDTEDMFNYLVGTTRSISSDEVRNLTLKLLDDYGDEFKTAPASVEIHHPYIGGLLEHVWRMLKIEESIENLYPFIDRDVVISGIILHDLGKIREYSVKKGGVPAVTDAGELFGHIYMGASIIQNEALRGDGFEPSSKIKNLLHIVLSHHGKREYGSPQPPKTPEAWLVHLIDFFESRMQIIKEQIDDIKPGKWSQSKIWPLENARLVNLKDNDG
- the infB gene encoding translation initiation factor IF-2 — encoded protein: MGNKRIYQAAKEYGLTSVALVNLLQNLGYEVKNHMSTMLPEMEGAVKKRFEEEREAARLEEEKKKKMSEGDAVSDKKKDGRKTKRRKKTVDKVVVDNKLTQTLHQIRSGDKRKKRKVEVRIASEEVQEDKKILRVSEFMSVTELAKRLETEPNAIISICLSLGLVVSVNQRLDIDVISAVADEFGYEVELLPEWGEDILEKEILEEESSAVLQKRAPIVSVMGHVDHGKTSLLDYIRRSRVAEQEVGSITQHISAYEVFHNKEKITFLDTPGHELFTAMRARGAQLTDICVLVVAVNDGVKPQTIEAIDHVRAAGIPIIVALNKIDLGKGNVEKVKQQLLEHKVMVEDYGGKTQSVPISAKTGEGIGDLLDAILIEAEMLDLKTSIESKARGAVIEASVEKGRGMIADILITEGVARIGDAFIAGSSSGRIRAMFNEYEEKVEEVYPSTPVKIMGFDRLPDVGDTFQVVGEERKAREIARKRVLVEKVQQSRTKAFTAEAFKNALESGEQNKLNLILKCDVGGSLEALADGLARLPQDEITITIVHKAVGPVNENDVLLAQSSGAIIVAYNVSVRSEAAKLAAARGIIIKSYNIIFEAIDSIRKAMSGLLAPEYEEKTIGKAEIRNVFVISKTGVICGSYIFDGEVKRGSMARLKRKGELLHTGKIISLKRFKDDVRKVETNFECGIGIEGLSEAQEGDIIECYETVTLIREL
- the nusA gene encoding transcription termination factor NusA, with amino-acid sequence MINTGDEIIDTIKEISMDKDLDESVLQKAIEETLIAAFKKIHGRVDGVEVKISEKGEIDASMELEVVEKVEEPDLEISLQEAHEIEPAAVLGDKVKKSLSIKELSKGNILNIRTLLGQKIKEAEKERVLAEFKVKIGEIVSGQVQQVGKNSIIVDLGKSEGMLSGKDQISKERWHQGQRIKALILDIQEKQKSPYVVLSRTSNEFLVKLFENEVPEIYEGIIKIMSVARDPGERAKISVSSKDERIDPVGACVGMKGSRVQSIVKELSGEKIDIVLWSPESEIFISRALAPAVIEKIRLDEAEKKAFVVVSDEQYLLAIGKNGQNARLASKLTGWKIDISSITSVKETRRNEFLKKTKPDKLTSLPKRVIKILSNNFEDLLSVNNATDEEILAVEEIKEKDIPAIRKAIDEISEISEM
- a CDS encoding DUF4878 domain-containing protein, yielding MTKKIAIGVVLGLALIATFGCFKKSSSPTAVVNEFAAAMKAGEYEKAVGYMSENSVNKASEAFDMIFSLAESDPSMKEEMEKELGISIDEFKAMDARQRLAKILSMSPEENPFKEMEYEVLSETIDGEKATVKVKTGDEEDEIYLIQENGAWKIDMEM